Within Paenibacillus sp. RUD330, the genomic segment GCGGGAACAGCGACGGATGCCCGTCTGCTTTCCCCTGCCCTGGCAAGGAATCTTCTCTTTCCTTGCCGGCGTGATCATCCTAAGCGGACTCGATTTGCCCTCCACACCCCCGAAGGTTTAGCGTCGGGGGTGTTTTTGCGTTATGGAACGAATGGACGACGGATTTTATATGGATCTGGCCCTGGAGATGGCTGCAAGGACGACGGGCCAGACCTCGGTCAATCCGGTCGTCGGCTGCGTCGTCGTCAACAGCAGCCGCATCGTCGGCATCGGAGCGCATCTGAAACGGGGAGAAGGCCATGCCGAGGTTCATGCGCTCCATATGGCCGGCGAAGAGGCGGAAGGCTCGACCGTCTATGTGACGCTGGAGCCATGCAGCCACTACGGCCAGACGCCGCCTTGCTGCGACCGGATCATTGCCGCCCGCGCGGCCAAGGTCGTGATTGCGGCGATCGACCCTAATCCCGCTGTCGCGGGAAGCGGAGCCCGCAAGCTGCGCGAGGCCGGCATCGAGGTCGTCACCGGAGTCCGCGAGGCGGAATCCAGACGTCTGAATGAAGCGTTCAACAAATTCATTACGACCGGGCTCCCGTTCGTCACGCTCAAGACGGCTTCGACGCTGGACGGCAAAATCGCAGCGAAAAGCGGAGACAGCCGGTGGATTACCGGACCTGAATCGCGCGAGGCGGTCCATGCGCTGAGGCATCGGCATCAAGGCATCATGGTCGGGATCGGAACCGTGCTGGCCGACGATCCTTCGCTCAGCGCAAGGCTTTCCGTGCCGGCGCTCCAGCCGGTCCGGATCGTCGTCGATTCCACGCTGCGGCTCCCGCCGAAGGCCAAGCTGATGGATGGCGCCGCCCCGGTCATCGTGCTGGCGTCCGGCGCAGCCGACCCGGCGAAGCGGGCGGCTCTGGAAGCCGCCGGCGCCGAGGTGATCCTTTGCGGCAATGGCCGTACGGTCGACCTGAAGCTGGGAATGAAGCTGCTCGGCGAGAGAGAGATCGGCTCGATCCTCCTCGAAGGCGGGGGCAGGCTGAACGGCGGCATGCTGGACAACAGGCTCGTCGATCGGATCAGGCTGTTTTTCGCTCCGAAAATCATCGGAGGGGGAGCCGCTTCGCCGGGAAGCTTTGATTTCGGCGGGTTCCTGCGGATGGAAGAGGCGATAACCCTCGGGGATACGGAGATGGAGCGCTTCGGCGACGACTGGTGCTTGTCCGGAGCGCCGCTTTACGAAAGAGAAGGAGGCTGAGCGATGTTCACCGGCTTGATCGAAGAAATAGGCACTCTGCAGAGGGTGTCCCAGAGAGGCGAGGCGCTCTTGCTCACCATTGGAGCCTCCAAGGTTCTGGATGGCGTAGGCCTCGGGGACAGCATTTCCGTCAATGGAGTGTGCCTGACGGTTACTTCCTGGGACAGTCGAAGCTTCCATGTCGACGTCATGCCGGAAACGTACCGCCATACGAATCTGAAGGACCTCCCGGCCGGAAGCCCCGTCAATCTGGAACGCGCGATGGCGGCTGGAGGGAGATTCGGAGGGCATATCGTTCAAGGGCATGTGGACGGCACCGGCATGATCACGCAGCGCAGGGTCGACGCCAACGCGGTCGTGTTCCGGATCAAGCCTCATGACGACGCGCTTATGCGGTACGTCATTCCCCAGGGATCCATTACGGTCGACGGGATCAGCCTCACGGTAACCGGTACGGACGGCGGCGGGCTCGACGTATCGATCATCCCCCACACGCTGGCCCAGACGGTGCTTCAGCATAAAAAAGCCGGAGACACCGTCAACCTGGAAGGCGACATTGTCGGAAAATACGTGGATCATCTGCTTCATTACGGCAGCCGATCCGAATCCTCGCCTTCCGAGTCCCGTCCCTCCGGCGGTCTAAGCGCCGCATTCCTTGCCGATAATGGATTTATTTGAGACGCTTGAAGGGAGAGGACAGAAGTGGAACACTTTGACCATCAAGAAGGAGCGACACCGTTCGATACCGTCGAGGAAGCGATCCAGGAGCTGCTTGCAGGCAAGCCCGTCATCGTCGTCGACGACGAGGACCGCGAGAACGAAGGGGATCTGATCGCGCTGGCCGACAAGCTGTCTCCGGCCGTCGTCAATTTCATGATTACGGAGGCCCGCGGACTCGTCTGCGTGCCGATTACGGCGGCGAGAGCCGAGGAGCTGGAGCTGCCTCCGATGGTGTCGCAAAATACGGACTATCACGGGACGGCGTTCACGGTATCCGTCGACCACATCTCCACGACGACCGGAATATCCGCCCATGAGCGCGCGGAGACGATCAAGGCGCTGGTCGACGGGACGGCCAAGGCGGGCGACTTCCGCCGTCCCGGCCATATTTTCCCGCTGATCGCCAAGGACGGCGGGGTGCTGCGCCGGGCGGGACATACGGAAGCTGCGATCGATCTGGCCCGGCTGTGCGGCTCCAAGCCCGGAGCGGCGATCTGTGAAATCATCAAGGAAGACGGAACGATGGCCAGGCTGTCCGATCTGACCGCATTCAAGGAAAAGCACGGCTTGAAGCTCATAACGATTCAAGCTCTGATCCAGTACCGCCATCGCCGCGACAAGCTCGTCGAACGGGTGGTAGAAGTGAACATGCCGACCGACTTCGGTGTTTTCCGGGCTGTCGCCTACACCAACGAGACCGACGGGAAGGAGCATGTGGCCTTCGTGAAAGGAGAGATCGATTCCTCCAAGCCGACGCTTGTCCGCGTCCATTCGGAATGCTTGACGGGCGACGTCTTCCATTCGCGCCGCTGCGATTGCGGTCCGCAGCTGGCGGCGGCTCTCCGTCAGATCGAGGAAGCCGGCAGCGGCGTCCTGCTCTATATGAGGCAGGAAGGCAGAGGAATCGGGCTCATCAACAAACTCAAAGCCTACAAGCTGCAGGAGCAGGGATTCGATACCGTCGAGGCGAACCTGAAGCTCGGCTTCGGGGCAGACCTGCGCGACTACGGCATAGGAGCCCAGATCCTGCGCGACCTCGGCATTGCCGAGATGCGCCTGATGACGAACAATCCCCGCAAAATCCGCGGCCTGGAAGGCTATGGACTGAGCGTCGTGGAGCGGGTGCCGATCCAGATGGAGCGCAATGAAAGCAATGCGAACTATCTCCATACAAAAAAATCGAAGCTCGGCCATCTGTTGGAGTTTGAAATTTAAGCCGATTATCATAGAATAGAAAGGTGTGTTCGGTTCCATGACGAAATATTATGAAGGACATCTGGTCTCGCAAGGTCTCAAGTACGGGGTAGTCGTCGGCAGGTTCAACGAATTCATCACTGGCAAGCTGCTGAGCGGAGCGCTGGATGCGTTCAAGCGCCATGGCGCCGGAGAGGATGAAGTGGAGGTGGCCTGGGTTCCGGGAGCGTTTGAAATTCCCTTGATCGC encodes:
- a CDS encoding riboflavin synthase; amino-acid sequence: MFTGLIEEIGTLQRVSQRGEALLLTIGASKVLDGVGLGDSISVNGVCLTVTSWDSRSFHVDVMPETYRHTNLKDLPAGSPVNLERAMAAGGRFGGHIVQGHVDGTGMITQRRVDANAVVFRIKPHDDALMRYVIPQGSITVDGISLTVTGTDGGGLDVSIIPHTLAQTVLQHKKAGDTVNLEGDIVGKYVDHLLHYGSRSESSPSESRPSGGLSAAFLADNGFI
- a CDS encoding bifunctional 3,4-dihydroxy-2-butanone-4-phosphate synthase/GTP cyclohydrolase II; this translates as MEHFDHQEGATPFDTVEEAIQELLAGKPVIVVDDEDRENEGDLIALADKLSPAVVNFMITEARGLVCVPITAARAEELELPPMVSQNTDYHGTAFTVSVDHISTTTGISAHERAETIKALVDGTAKAGDFRRPGHIFPLIAKDGGVLRRAGHTEAAIDLARLCGSKPGAAICEIIKEDGTMARLSDLTAFKEKHGLKLITIQALIQYRHRRDKLVERVVEVNMPTDFGVFRAVAYTNETDGKEHVAFVKGEIDSSKPTLVRVHSECLTGDVFHSRRCDCGPQLAAALRQIEEAGSGVLLYMRQEGRGIGLINKLKAYKLQEQGFDTVEANLKLGFGADLRDYGIGAQILRDLGIAEMRLMTNNPRKIRGLEGYGLSVVERVPIQMERNESNANYLHTKKSKLGHLLEFEI
- the ribD gene encoding bifunctional diaminohydroxyphosphoribosylaminopyrimidine deaminase/5-amino-6-(5-phosphoribosylamino)uracil reductase RibD, which translates into the protein MERMDDGFYMDLALEMAARTTGQTSVNPVVGCVVVNSSRIVGIGAHLKRGEGHAEVHALHMAGEEAEGSTVYVTLEPCSHYGQTPPCCDRIIAARAAKVVIAAIDPNPAVAGSGARKLREAGIEVVTGVREAESRRLNEAFNKFITTGLPFVTLKTASTLDGKIAAKSGDSRWITGPESREAVHALRHRHQGIMVGIGTVLADDPSLSARLSVPALQPVRIVVDSTLRLPPKAKLMDGAAPVIVLASGAADPAKRAALEAAGAEVILCGNGRTVDLKLGMKLLGEREIGSILLEGGGRLNGGMLDNRLVDRIRLFFAPKIIGGGAASPGSFDFGGFLRMEEAITLGDTEMERFGDDWCLSGAPLYEREGG